AGATTCCTCCAGGCACGCCTCGAGGACCTTCTGAAAGAATCCGGCGAACTGCGTCGGATTCTTCTCAAACGCCTCCCAGACTTGCACCCGCTCCCTGAACTTCTCGTTCACCATGACGACGATGGACATGGTGTGCTGCCGCGTGGCGGTCTCCGCGTTGTAATTCGGCCAGAGGAAATTCTCCAGATACTGGCTGAACTCCAGCATCATGATCCTCCGGACGGAAAACTTGGACGCGCATATCTCCTGCACGTAAATCTCATCCACCACTTGGGAGTCGAACGCCAGATGCGTGTTTGTGGTGTGCGGCGCCCAGTACTTGTTCGCAAGCTGCAATACAACGGAATCGCAATGTAATCGCACAAGGTATGCAAAGTAACGGACAAGAACTGATAGAAAACTCGTCCGGTCAAGGGATTCAGGCCATGACATCTCAAAGGATACACAATAAAAGCAAGAATCAATAGAAGTGGTTGATGACAAAATTCGGGGTGACATCTTTAACAATTTGTAAACTCCTTATAATCGTAAACAGATACCTGGGTGAGCCTGTCCGCGTTGATCTGCTCCACCGTAGGAGCGGGATTGTTGCTTTTGATAGGCGGTGCGTTCTCCATCGTATCCGTCAGCTCCAAACTGCACGCCAGAAGtcaacctaacctaacctaacctccATCCGCCGGTGTCGACGACGAAAAGAACTCGCAGCCGCGGGCCCGCGGCGGGCAAACGTCGCTTGTCGCGCGAGGAGAACGCAGAGGGAGAATTCTCGTCGAATTCCTTCGCGATTTCTTTAAAACAAGATTTTGAAAAAGCAGATTTGATCCTTCTAATTGCAAAACAAGACGTAACCGTCGGTACGAAAATACACGTACGCGTGTCGCGTGGCGTACTTGCCTGCGCGGTTCGGATTTGGCGCGGGCCTCCCGTCACGCGGTCATGTGACCAACTTTAGTTCGCTCCGAGGGAGGCGACGCCGAGCTGACAAGCAACTGTCCGGAGTGTCCGGCCTTGTCCGGGAAGCGAGATTTGGAACTCCTGCCTTGGAACTCCGACGGGACGAGCTCCCTCGACGGTTATTATGGCGCGGACCGACGTCGCGGACTCACGTCGCGACGCGCCGTCGCGACGGCTGTAGAGCGACGTTTCGCGTGGACGCCGTCGTCGTGAGGGATGCGCGTACGCGGAACGAGCGAATCGCGATTATCGCCGCGCTTTCTGGGAACGAGAGGACTCTTCCCCCCGTCCCCACCACTTGTCGCGTCGTCGCCCGTCGCCGTCGGTGGCTCGCGTTGGAGTTGGAAGGAGACCGCGAGAGGAGTCACCTCGGTACCGTCGACATGGCCGTCGTCGAGGAGTTCGATTACCTGTGCCGTCTATGCGCGACCAAGACTGGCATCCTGATGGGCCTGCCGATATTCGAGGCCGGCGATCAGATGCGCAACATCGACAAGAAGATCGCGGCCTGCCTGCCGGTTCAGGTAAAGGGCGACGAGTGTGGAGCGCGGAGCGTCTCAGCGAGCACTGACAGCGACGGAGGAGTAATCTTCTCATCCTGGGTCtttaaattagtttaaatGCCCTCGGTCGAGAGACGGACACGCGCCTCTCTGTCTGGTTAAGCGAGTTCGAGTCTTTCCGGATCTCACGGGAGGCACAAGCTTTTTTGTCGCTTGGACTCGGCTGATGTggcattaaataattttaattgtttcataaatttaaatttattataccgACAAAAGAGGAATTGATTAGAATCGATGAATAGTTGGATATCTTTAGAAGTATACATATGAAATTCTGCtagcttatatttttattatactgttttattgcatttgatatttttattccgaATGGGAGCAAAATAGATGCTAATCCGCGCTGCAAAAGAGTaaatggcctagtttacaccgtgCGTTTAAACAGTTGCGACCTTGCTTGGGTCAGGTCTCTTTTTCGCGTGCCCTGGTAAACTAGGCCAATGATGCTTTTTGGAGCGAGATATTGTACTGTAGCTTTGTAAATTTCAGGTGTCGTTGACGGACCAACTGCCCAAAGTGGTCTGCGAGGATTGCGCGTTCAAGCTGGATCAGTTGTTTGATTTCCGCGAGAAATGTCTGCACACAGAGGGGATGTTTATGGAGATGTTGAAGGAGATCGGGAAGGAGGAGGTCATGCACATATCGGAGCACGATTTGGCGAGCGTGAATAACATGGGCACAATTCCGAGAAACTTGAATAGCATACAGATCAATAACGAAAATGTACAAAGCCACTCGGCCGTGGCTCACGAGGCTACGGAATCCACCATGCACACCATGCAGGTAATGGACGAGATGGATCTGGCCGGTGGCGAACAAGTGGTTACTCAGGAAGAGATGGGTCAGCAAGATGCGGATATACAAGACATTGACTGTCTAGATGGTGACACGGTGAGAATGGTCGATGAACATATACGAGAGGTAATTAAACCAATCTATGTTTACTTTGTTTCGTAAATCGAACAGATTGCTTACGATTCCGATCATTAGTTTGTATATAATGTGTGTGATACGATTATATAAACCCAACACAAGAGAAACagtttatttatagatatgtaatttatccaattaaaaataatttaaaatttaatttgaattttaatgtgTGATCTGTGGATTGTTTTGTAGGTTTCAAACCATCAGATCGCAATACACTTGGACAGCGATATAACTGTAGTGAGTAACCTGGGTGGCCACTTGAGTCAATTAGGGATAAATTACGTTACTTCTATCAATCCTGAAGATCAGAGTCAAGAGCAGATAGTGCATTACTGTGAAAATGTGAAATACGAGACGGATTCAATGAAACAGGACTACCACAGATTGCAAGACAGATTAACCACCGAAGAGACACAGCAcgtactaaaaaataatgtaagtaTTGCTTTAAGTAATGCTTTAAATAACAgccataaaaataaaagattgttTAATGATCTTATTTTACTTATGCTTATTCCGGTTTGTAATTCAGGTAGCAGTAGATAATTTTGTATCCACCCAAGCCGAAACAGAAACTGAAATAGAGGAGTCTTGCATGAACGAAAATGGAACTCGCGAGCACGTGGACTCCGTGAATGATTTACCATCTACGAGTCAGATAAACGGCGTGTgtgaaataatgattaaatacACGAAGAGAACGAAGCACGCGTTATTGGAGTCTACGCTCAGCAACCCTACCGTGGACGAAACCGGCTCGCACTGGTACGTGTGTCCATTCTGCAACGAAGCAGCTTTGGAGACGACCAATTTAGCCGCACATTTCGAGCAGCACTTCTGCTGCTGTCCCTGCGGTTTATATTTTACTAGCGTCGAGGTATTAAATCTGCACAAGGAGCaatgtaatgtatataaaactgAAGTAGTCGATAAGGAGAAGGACGCACAGTTAAACGTAGTACCGTCGCAAGAGAGCAATGACAATCAAGAGGGCCAGAAGAAACAGTCGACGGTGAGACGGAAGTGGACCGCGAAGGTGTGTACGGAATGCGGCAAGCAATACAAGTCGAATTACAAGCTGCAGGAGCACATGCGCAAGCACACGGGCGAGAAGCCGTTTCAGTGTACGACGTGCGACAAGGCGTTCCGCAGCAAGATCGGTCTCGCGCAGCACACGGCCACGCACACGGGCCAGTTCGACTACAACTGCTCCACGTGCGGCAAGGGATTCCAATGCAAGAGCTATCTCATCGTACACCAAAGGGTGCACTCGGACCTGAAGCCGTACTCGTGCACGAAGTGCAGTCAGAACTTCAAGACGAAGCAATCGCTGCTGGACCACGAGAACCGTCACCTCGGCGTGAAGCCGTACATGTGCGAGATCTGCGGCCGCGGTTTCATCACCAAGGGTCTCTGCAAGAGCCATCAGAAGATACACTCCGGCACTGACAATCGCCAATACCCGTGCGAGGTGTGCAAGAAGATGTTCGTCAGCAAGAGTTACCTGAACACGCACCAGCGCATTCACACGGGCGAGAAGCCGTATCTGTGCGAGGTGTGCGGCAAGGGATTCCTTACGCGCGTCGACCTCAGGATCCACTCGACCATGCACACCGGCGAGAAGAGCTTCAAATGCGAAGTCTGCGGGAAGGTGTTCGCTCGACGCGCGGCGCTACGCTGCCATCGGCGGTCGCACACGGGCGAGCGTCCTTACAAATGCGACGTCTGCGGCAGATCGTTCACGCAGTTCAGCCCGATGGCGATCCACAAACGTTTGCACACCGGCGAGCGGCCGTACGACTGCGACGACTGCGGCAAGGCTTTCGTGTCTAGGTCAACTATGATGTCTCACAGGAAGAAGCATCACGTTACGACCGTTGCGCAAAAGGACGAGTCTGTGCCGCAGAACGAAGACGCGGAGGTCAAGCTCATCCTTTCGTCCGATATCCTAGTTCGAGATACACACGAAGGGCTCCAAATCAGCGCGGATTGAAGCCACGGATGAAAATGACATATACGAATTCTGCGAGTCGCGTTCAAGCCTAGCGCGCGCAGTTTGGGTGCTAAGAAAATTTCATTCGCATTTGATAGATAACGAACTGCTTTCATCACCATAGTGTATTCTATCAGTGtacattttcaaaaactttatataaagatatttttacaagcAGCGTAGTGCTGGTGGTATATGAAGATTGAAagttatattgaattattgagATGCAACATGTTTTATACATTCTATAACAATGTCGtcctttaattttctt
This genomic stretch from Temnothorax longispinosus isolate EJ_2023e chromosome 9, Tlon_JGU_v1, whole genome shotgun sequence harbors:
- the LOC139819507 gene encoding uncharacterized protein, which codes for MAVVEEFDYLCRLCATKTGILMGLPIFEAGDQMRNIDKKIAACLPVQVSLTDQLPKVVCEDCAFKLDQLFDFREKCLHTEGMFMEMLKEIGKEEVMHISEHDLASVNNMGTIPRNLNSIQINNENVQSHSAVAHEATESTMHTMQVMDEMDLAGGEQVVTQEEMGQQDADIQDIDCLDGDTVRMVDEHIREVSNHQIAIHLDSDITVVSNLGGHLSQLGINYVTSINPEDQSQEQIVHYCENVKYETDSMKQDYHRLQDRLTTEETQHVLKNNVAVDNFVSTQAETETEIEESCMNENGTREHVDSVNDLPSTSQINGVCEIMIKYTKRTKHALLESTLSNPTVDETGSHWYVCPFCNEAALETTNLAAHFEQHFCCCPCGLYFTSVEVLNLHKEQCNVYKTEVVDKEKDAQLNVVPSQESNDNQEGQKKQSTVRRKWTAKVCTECGKQYKSNYKLQEHMRKHTGEKPFQCTTCDKAFRSKIGLAQHTATHTGQFDYNCSTCGKGFQCKSYLIVHQRVHSDLKPYSCTKCSQNFKTKQSLLDHENRHLGVKPYMCEICGRGFITKGLCKSHQKIHSGTDNRQYPCEVCKKMFVSKSYLNTHQRIHTGEKPYLCEVCGKGFLTRVDLRIHSTMHTGEKSFKCEVCGKVFARRAALRCHRRSHTGERPYKCDVCGRSFTQFSPMAIHKRLHTGERPYDCDDCGKAFVSRSTMMSHRKKHHVTTVAQKDESVPQNEDAEVKLILSSDILVRDTHEGLQISAD